A region from the Coffea arabica cultivar ET-39 unplaced genomic scaffold, Coffea Arabica ET-39 HiFi ptg000055l, whole genome shotgun sequence genome encodes:
- the LOC113719685 gene encoding uncharacterized protein encodes MSALFNFHSFLTVVLLGICTCTYVKMHFPALLEQRTGFRGFFWKAARIGERLSPWVAVGCFMMGVSIIFF; translated from the exons ATG TCCGCGCTCTTCAATTTCCACTCTTTTCTTACGGTAGTGCTGCTGGGGATTTGTACTTGCACTTATGTAAAGATGCATTTTCCAGCTCTTCTTGAACAGAGGACTGG GTTTCGGGGCTTCTTTTGGAAGGCTGCCAGAATAG GTGAGCGCTTGAGCCCTTGGGTAGCAGTTGGATGCTTCATGATGGGAGTATCAATAATATTCTTCTGA